The Choristoneura fumiferana chromosome 5, NRCan_CFum_1, whole genome shotgun sequence region aacCTGTAACTCCAataaatgtcaatgtcatacGTACTTGCAACCTGCCTAGCACATTGATTAGAACTCCACCATCGAACATGGGTTGAGAGTCAATGGCTGTGATAAACCTTCCAATTTTTTTGAAATCCCAAGCCTGCAAAAAATATGACCCATTATTACTCTTTGAGAAAATTATCAATTTACtagaaatattttaattcacaAAGCTCAGATGAAACAAGTAAAACTTCGGTTAAGACCGGTTCGGTCGGATAACAACCTAACTATCATGCTAAAAGATGGTAGATAGACCCAcaacattgaaaataaaattacatgtaaatcaaatgtttttgaaatataatcTCTTTGAAAACAATGTCTTTAATGAAGAAGTGTATCAACAAGTTTATTGTCACATAGATaaaatttcattgttaattaaatcatcatcatcatcatcatcatcagcctatatacgtcccactgctggcacaggcctcctctcagaacaagagggcttgggccatagttcccacgcgggcccagtgcggattgggaacttcacacgcaccattgaattgattcgcaggtttgtgcaggtttcctcacgatgttttccttcacacgcaaagctcgtggtaaatttcaaaatgtaattccgcacatgaatttcgaaaaactcagaggttagagccggggtttgaaccacgaccctcgttgagaggcgataggtcaaactactaggccaccacggcttattgtTAATTAAAGAACAAATATAAAAGATACATAATAAGTCTTAACTCACATTTAATTTTCCATATTTTAAACAGCAACCTTGTAGTTGAACGCCTTCAAAGTCATAAAGATGNNNNNNNNNNNNNNNNNNNNNNNNNNNNNNNNNNNNNNNNNNNNNNNNNNNNNNNNNNNNNNNNNNNNNNNNNNNNNNNNNNNNNNNNNNNNNNNNNNNNNNNNNNNNNNNNNNNNNNNNNNNNNNNNNNNNNNNNNNNNNNNNNNNNNNNNNNNNNNNNNNNNNNNNNNNNNNNNNNNNNNNNNNNNNNNNNNNNNNNNNNNNNNNNNNNNNNN contains the following coding sequences:
- the LOC141427733 gene encoding probable nuclear transport factor 2 — protein: MTLKAFNYKAWDFKKIGRFITAIDSQPMFDGGVLINVLGRLQCDDDPPHSYMQTFVLKTLGDSFFVQHDIFRLCIHDVA